Proteins encoded together in one Lathyrus oleraceus cultivar Zhongwan6 chromosome 5, CAAS_Psat_ZW6_1.0, whole genome shotgun sequence window:
- the LOC127081805 gene encoding uncharacterized protein LOC127081805 — protein MANGGFPFQMPMLTKNNYDNLSIKMKALLGAQDVWDIVEKGFNEQDEALLSQCVKETLRESRKRDKKALFLIYQSVDEDTFEKISNATTTKEAWDKLQTCNKGVEQVKKICLQTLRGNFERLFMEESESILDYFYRVLAVVNQLKRNGEDVDEVKVMEKILRTLNPSFDFIVTNIEENKDLKTMTIEQLMGSLQAVVHCWMRNKKE, from the coding sequence ATGGCAAATGGAGGTTTCCCTTTTCAAATGCCGATGCTCACAAAGAACAACTATGACAATTTGAGTATCAAAATGAAGGCGCTACTAGGAGCTCAAGATGTGTGGGATATTGTTGAGAAAGGCTTCAATGAACAAGATGAAGCCTTGCTAAGCCAATGTGTAAAGGAGACATTGAGGGAGTCAAGAAAGAGAGACAAGAAAGCTCTCTTCCTCATTTATCAATCGGTGGATGAAGATACATTTGAGAAGATCTCCAACGCAACGACGACCAAAGAAGCATGGGACAAACTTCAAACTTGCAACAAAGGAGTGGAACAGGTGAAAAAGATTTGTCTTCAAACTCTTAGAGGTAATTTTGAACGTTTATTTATGGAAGAGTCCGAGTCAATTTTGGATTATTTTTATCGAGTATTGGCCGTAGTCAATCAACTTAAAAGAAATGGTGAAGATGTTGATGAGGTAAAAGTCATGGAGAAAATACTTCGCACTTTAAATCCAAGTTTTGACTTCATTGTTACCAACATTGAAGAAAACAAGGATTTAAAGACCATGACTATTGAGCAACTCATGGGTTCCTTACAAGCagttgtccactgttggatgagAAACAAAAAGGAATGA